From Pseudomonadota bacterium, one genomic window encodes:
- a CDS encoding VOC family protein, which translates to MANARVTGLGGLFFRSKDPKATIEWYREHLGINAEDWGGFAFQWTDKDTPTETGYTVWSAFPDDTSYFEPAKQEFMMNFRVQGLDEILDACRAQGITVVGDVDSQPNGRFAWILDPEGRKIELWEPVPSKDDPYIA; encoded by the coding sequence ATGGCAAACGCACGCGTGACCGGCCTCGGCGGCCTGTTCTTTCGCTCCAAGGACCCCAAGGCCACCATCGAGTGGTACCGAGAGCATTTGGGCATCAACGCCGAGGACTGGGGTGGCTTCGCCTTCCAGTGGACCGACAAGGACACCCCCACGGAAACCGGCTACACCGTGTGGAGCGCCTTCCCCGACGACACCAGCTACTTCGAGCCCGCGAAGCAGGAGTTCATGATGAACTTCCGCGTGCAGGGCCTCGATGAGATCCTCGACGCCTGCCGCGCCCAGGGCATCACCGTGGTCGGCGACGTCGACTCCCAACCCAACGGCCGCTTCGCGTGGATCCTCGATCCCGAGGGGCGCAAGATCGAACTGTGGGAGCCCGTCCCCTCCAAGGATGACCCCTACATCGCCTAG
- a CDS encoding alpha/beta hydrolase, whose amino-acid sequence MVALGFLAAGLAAAIIALGVITAVGVHLAHGKSPPCGAFIEVGGQRLHYTDRGEGPALVLIHGASSNLLEFEHSIAPRLAEHHRVLCFDRPGCGHSPRQREGEWLDPTALARLVLDACEQLGAEQPVIIGHSWAGSIVMASLVHEARRVRGGVLLAGAAGHWIDEPTLGERLDRWPGLLPLFAYTVVFPVGSLMVPKALASVFSPHPVPEGHADRVGARLAVRPQAFLQDAQDIHELSPYLQLASPQYRAIAHPLLALHGDQDDVVPYWNHGQRFESIIEHMTTEVLPGQGHALHHVIPARIADRIATFVSTLQAPEQRPVERRANN is encoded by the coding sequence GTGGTAGCGCTTGGATTCCTCGCCGCCGGCCTGGCGGCGGCCATCATCGCCTTGGGCGTCATCACTGCCGTAGGCGTACACCTCGCCCACGGGAAAAGCCCTCCCTGCGGGGCGTTCATCGAGGTCGGCGGGCAACGCTTGCACTACACCGATCGAGGCGAAGGCCCCGCCTTGGTACTGATCCACGGCGCCAGCTCGAACCTCCTGGAGTTCGAGCACTCCATCGCCCCACGACTGGCCGAACACCACCGCGTGCTCTGCTTCGATCGCCCGGGCTGTGGCCACAGCCCCCGCCAGCGCGAGGGTGAGTGGCTGGACCCCACGGCGCTCGCGAGGCTGGTGCTGGACGCCTGCGAGCAGCTCGGCGCCGAGCAGCCGGTGATCATCGGCCACTCGTGGGCGGGATCGATCGTGATGGCAAGCCTCGTGCACGAGGCGCGCCGCGTACGCGGCGGCGTACTCCTCGCCGGGGCGGCGGGACACTGGATCGACGAGCCTACGCTGGGCGAACGCCTCGACCGATGGCCAGGCCTATTGCCGCTGTTCGCCTATACAGTGGTCTTCCCGGTGGGGTCGCTGATGGTGCCCAAAGCCCTGGCGTCCGTCTTCTCTCCTCATCCCGTCCCTGAGGGTCACGCCGACCGGGTCGGGGCGCGCCTCGCGGTACGCCCGCAAGCCTTTCTGCAGGACGCGCAGGATATCCACGAGCTGAGCCCCTACCTGCAGCTCGCGAGCCCGCAGTACCGCGCGATCGCGCATCCTCTGCTCGCCCTCCACGGCGATCAGGACGATGTCGTGCCTTACTGGAATCATGGCCAGCGATTCGAATCGATCATCGAGCACATGACCACGGAGGTGCTGCCTGGCCAGGGGCACGCACTGCATCACGTCATACCAGCGCGCATCGCCGACAGGATTGCGACCT